One Primulina eburnea isolate SZY01 chromosome 4, ASM2296580v1, whole genome shotgun sequence genomic window, ccccctttttatttttattatcaaaagaaataaatctacTGTTCtctgtggattcgaccctactcaccattacactcGTTTGTATTTAAAAGGGtaggaattaatttggtggtcaacgacagcacaccaaatTTTGGCACCGTTGCCGGGGAACGGTGTAAGGTTAATTTCTTTtgattattttctattttttatgcCTCGTTCTTCTCGTACAGGTGAACTCGAATACAATCCAGAAATCGAGAAGACAGCTAAGAGATTGAGAAAAGAATCAAGATTAAGACGTGAAAAGCAACCATCATCATCATTTCCTTATTTGGACGTTTCATTGGACTCGGACGATACAGAAAAAGAATCTGACAttgatcttgagattgaaaGAAGTGAAAGTGACCAAGAAGAAATGGCAGGACAAGCTCAAAGAACACTCAGGGAGTTAGCTAATCCtaatgttattcaacaaccatTATGCATTCAATTCCCTACTACTGATGCTACTTTTGAATTAAAATCTGGCTTGATTCATTTATTGCCTACTTTTCGTGGTCTTGCAGGTGAAGATCCCCATAAACatctgaaagagtttcatattgTTTGCACAGCCATGAAACCGCAAGGGATCACAGAGGAACAAATTTCACTGCGAGCTTTTCCATTCTCTTTAGCCGACAAGGCTAAAGATTGGTTCTACTACTTGCCTTCTGGATCCATAACAGCTTGGGACAAtatgaaacaacaatttttgtagAAGTTCTTCTCAGCTTCACGAGCagcaaatattagaaaagacaTTTGTGGGATTAGACAGCTGCATGAGGAAACTTTGTATGAGTATTGGGAGAGATTCAAGCAATTGTGTGCTAGTTGTCCACAACACCAGATTCCAGAACAACTACTGGTTCAATATCTTTATGAGGGACTCTCGCTCTTTGATAGGAACATGATTGATGCTGCAAGTGGAGGTGCATTGGTGAACAAAACGCCTCAAGAGGCACGAGCTCTAATCTCCAACATGGCTGCCAATACACAACAGTTTGGTATTAGGCAAGACAACCCTCCACGACAAGTCAATGAGGTAAGTGTTACTCCTATCGATCAAAAGTTAGATTCTTTGACATCTCTTTTGGAAAGGTTGGTTGCAGGACAGGTGCAACAGGTAAAAGCTTGTTGTGTATGTGCTATGGTGGGACATCCTACAGATACGTGTTCGTCACAACAAGAAGAACCCATGCAACAAGCCAATGCGATTGGTGGATTTCCTGGGCAGCCCCAGCATCGATATGACCCATATTTTAATAGCTACAATCCAGGATGGAGGGATCATCCAAATTTCAGCTATAAGAATCAATGAGGCCAACAGGGATATCCACAGTAGAATTGTAACAAACAACACGCACCAGAACAAGCACCCAACTCAGGTATGTCTCTAGACAAAATTGTAAAGGTCTTAGCTGAAAACACTCAAAAATTTCAACAGGAAACGAGGGCTAGCATTCAGAATTTGAGCACTCAAGTGGGACAGTTGGCGACCTCAATTCACAAGTTAGAAGCACAAAATTTAGGTAATAAACCTTCTCAGATAGTGGTGAATCCAAGAGAGATTGTGAGTGCAATTACTTTGAGAAATTGTAAAGAATTGGATGTTCAAGAAATTGGGGTACAAGCATCAATCAAGCAAAAGGAAGAGAATGAGATAAAAGTTGAggataaaataatcaatcaaGATGATGCTTCGAAAGGTAAGTTTTCTCCTCTATTTGAGTATAAACCTATTCCCCCATTCCCTCTTGCATTGAACAGGAAATGTGAAAGTATTAAGGAGTTGAATGACACTCTTTGTAGATGTGAGGTAAATATTCCTTCAATAGATGCTATTAAACCAGTACCTCGTTgtgctaaaattttaaaagagttGTGTACTACAAAAAAGAGACATAAGTTGAAGGGGTGTAAAAAGGAAAAGGTAGGAGAACATGTTTCTGCTTTCATTCAAAAAATTATTCCTATCAAATGCAGTGATCCAGGTATGTTTTCTGTCTCTTGTACTATTGGCGATACTAGACTTGAAAAGGCTAAGTTGGATTTGGGTGCTTAAATCAATGTCATGCCTGATTCTGTTTATAATtatttggaacttggacctcTGACTGAAACCGGCATTGTGTTTCAATTGGCTGATAGGTCCACTGTTTATCCTAGAGGTGTAATTGAATATGTTCTTGTGAAAGTTGAAAATTTGGTTTTTCCTGCTGACTTTTATGTGCTTGACATAGAAAATGATGATTTAAACAGTCAAAGTTTACTAGGAAAACCATTTTTGAAAACTTCAAATCTGTCATAAATGTTAATAGTGGTACCATTACTATGGAATTTGATGGTGAGATtgcaaattttaatatttatgataCCATGAAATATCCTCTTAGTGAAAGCACTATTAATACTCTTTATATCGCTAATCaattgtcacaagaaaattcaaaatttgtgGATAAGAATGATTTAGAGGAGATTATTGAAAGACATGTTGAAAATTCTAATACTATATTTTCTCTCTCTGATTCGCAGATATCTAAAATTGCGCAAAAACTTCCTCCAGATCGACCCAAGCATGTACTCATAAAAAAAGGAGGAAATATCCAAGGGATAGAGGTTTCCAAGAAATTCAAAGAAAACAAGCATTTGTTGAAATTTtctatgaaaatattcaagcaGAATAAAGTGACCATTTATAAACCACCATGAGCAACAAGAAAGAATGAATGTCGAGCATAACGACTTAAAAAAAATTGCGcttttgggaggcaacccaaattttagttcttgttattttttattttgttccaGTAGAGGTCTTGGCACAAGGCGTGGGCACGCCTTGTTGAAACACATCTACtgttatttttttgaaaaaaaataaaaaatttacagCAGAGGTCTTcgcacaaggcgtggccacgccttgttaAAACATCTCtactgttaaaaaaaaaatttaaaaaaaaatttacagcaGAGGTTTTCGCACAAGGTgtggccacgccttgttgaaacacctctactgatttaaaaaaaaaacaaaaaaaatttccagTAGATGTATTtgaataaggcgtggccacgttTATTCAAATACCTCTACTGCTGGgaggttctttttttttttttttccttttccttaaaaaaaaaaatttaacctaTTTTTTTCCCTTTCTCTGATAGCAGCGTCCACCACAACAATAGGACACCTTGCTCTATGATGCCCAACAATTTTCAGGGGAGTTCTCTAACTTCCCTTGCTTGCTTTTACTGTCTATGTTGTGCATCTAATTTTGTGTCATTGAGGACATTGTCACATTTAGGTGTGGGAGGGTATATTGCCTTATTTTTCGTTTTAATTTCCattttttcttctcattttctgcataaaagtaaaaaaaaaatagtgacGTTGTTAGTTCCTAGCATCTAGTTCATTTGTTATCTCTTTCTTCTGAATCCTGATTGCTTCCGATGCgaaaaaaaaatgatgttttCTTTGCGTGCAAATGTTTTTGCATTCTCACGTTTGCATTATGAATAAGTTGCTCTTGATGATAGTTAGAGATGACAAGTGTGTGGGATTTAACACAATTGCTATATTTTTTCTTTGGGGAGCTTTGAGCCTATGAGCAATCATGATATCATGCTCCAATTTATTTGATTGTGTGTTGTCATtgcattgttaatttttctagaaATTGCATTGTTATACATGTCTTTGTCAACACTTTGTAGTGGATTAAGTGCATAGACAAAATGATAAGGGCATTAGGTTCTAACCATTTTCTTTCGCATTATCTGAGCCGTTCTTTGAGCCTACCATGATTCATAGACCCCTAGTGAACCAGTTTGAGCCTCAGCCTTTTcctttgaataaaaataaccaCATTACAAGCCATGATAAA contains:
- the LOC140830204 gene encoding uncharacterized protein — its product is MIDAASGGALVNKTPQEARALISNMAANTQQFGIRQDNPPRQVNEVSVTPIDQKLDSLTSLLERLVAGQVQQIRVRHNKKNPCNKPMRLVDFLGSPSIDMTHILIATIQDGGIIQISAIRINEANRDIHSRIVTNNTHQNKHPTQETRASIQNLSTQVGQLATSIHKLEAQNLGNKPSQIVVNPREIVSAITLRNCKELDVQEIGVQASIKQKEENEIKVEDKIINQDDASKGKFSPLFEYKPIPPFPLALNRKCESIKELNDTLCRCEVNIPSIDAIKPVPRCAKILKELCTTKKRHKLKGCKKEKVGEHVSAFIQKIIPIKCSDPGMFSVSCTIGDTRLEKAKLDLGA